In Microbacterium esteraromaticum, the following proteins share a genomic window:
- a CDS encoding ExeM/NucH family extracellular endonuclease — MMPDPADRNRAVPVASQRKRGRIAALALTTAFTMSMGTLIAAPAMANVAGTGVVINEAYLSGGSSGAAFKNKFVELHNPTDKDVVLDGMSLQYRSSTGTGASNGVVALKGTIKAGGYFLVQANSNGTAGADLPTPDQTSTLTPSGTTGTIALVQSTTAVTLPVGDAAGAANVVDLLGYGTSNTFEGAVAGAPAGNSDVKSLNRTDGKDTDSNKTDFSLSASITPTNSGGTGGGTDPGTDPEPGEKVSIADVQGTTDVSPMKGKTVTVEGIITADHRTGGYAGIVIQTAGSGGADDKTPGASDGVFVYLNGKSVPGAIGDLVSVTGVVDEYFGQTQITPAAASGVSLVTAGVGVPTLTPLPTSVVGTAREAYESMLVLPTGDYLVASSHQLFNFGALWLNPGELNVKGTELKRPGAEADAIAAANRADRILLDDGFNIQVTNSGHPNDQPYFTKDTVVRNGDAVDFGGKGLVLQYGFDDWRLQPVKPLDSASPAAEKFGFTTKNPRPEVPAVGGDVKIASFNVYNYFTTLVSEDSNARGAKTAAEFAIQKSKIVSAINKMDADVVSLMEIENSVKLGKPADTALADLVDGLNAAAGSDVWDYVPMPETLQNASTTDFITNAIIYKPAEVKPRGDAQTIDDETVWGNAREPIAQAFDADGRTVTVVANHFKSKSGSGTQPADGQGFFNADRVKQAESLLAFTDRLAAEHGSDMLLIGDFNAYGHEDPIDVFTSKGWVDTVPAHSPGTYTYTFDGELGSLDHVIASPSLAASITGANAWTVNSPEWSDRGYAYGATETGTPYRSSDHDPILVGVSSTLPPVSIDIATINDFHGRVEADGKAAGAAVLAGAVKSLRDANPNTVFAAAGDLIGASTFTSFIQDDNPTIDALNAAGLDVSAAGNHEFDQGWADLRDRVQDRADWEYISSNVFLKGTDKTALAPSWVKDFDGVSVGFVGAVTEELDSLVSPAGIADLEVRGIVDSVNDAAAALRDGDEANGEADVIVLLVHEGATTVSVDSITPESALGQIVYGVGDDVNAIVSAHTHLAYNHVIDGRPVVSAGQYGENMGVMNVKVDPKKKEIISITNEIRPLAGNYQPVAEVQAIVDAAKKEADVLGAVKVGDITANLNRARQADGTENRGGESTIGNFVADVQKWATGADVALMNPGGLRANLTYASSNANDPDGNVTYREAATVQPFANTLVTTQLTGAQLKAVLEEQWQPAGASRPFLKLGLSEGLSYTYDPTATQGQRITSVTLNGKAIDPAASYTVAANSFLASGGDNFFTLAKGTSPKDTGKIDLQSMVDWFAANKTASPDLDQRAVGATITPVAGAEGYKTGDVVTVALSSLAFSAGEQVPTSVELSLGGAVVGTANVDASVVSTTDEVGRASIQFTVPAGAAGKALVATPNVGAAVTLPFTVAEDAPEPVDPTFSAGADSVRAGDTVDVTAAGLKPGEVVTIELRATKGKAEVYTLTTLTADENGEIDSSVGIPVAAKPHVHDLVLVRADGTEMTDSVSIFKGNGKGNGNGKGPKASAA, encoded by the coding sequence ATGATGCCCGACCCCGCTGACCGGAACCGCGCGGTTCCCGTCGCATCACAGAGAAAGCGGGGGCGCATCGCGGCGCTCGCGCTGACGACGGCGTTCACGATGAGTATGGGAACGCTCATCGCCGCCCCCGCCATGGCGAACGTCGCAGGCACGGGCGTCGTGATCAACGAGGCCTACCTGTCGGGCGGCAGCTCAGGCGCCGCCTTCAAGAACAAGTTCGTCGAGCTGCACAACCCGACCGACAAGGATGTCGTCCTCGACGGGATGTCACTGCAGTACCGCTCATCGACCGGCACCGGCGCCTCGAACGGCGTGGTCGCGCTCAAGGGCACGATCAAAGCCGGCGGCTACTTCCTCGTGCAGGCGAACAGCAACGGCACCGCCGGAGCCGACCTGCCGACGCCCGATCAGACCAGCACCCTGACCCCCAGCGGAACCACGGGCACGATCGCGCTGGTGCAGAGCACCACTGCTGTGACGCTGCCCGTCGGCGACGCGGCGGGGGCTGCGAACGTCGTCGACCTGCTCGGCTATGGCACGTCGAACACGTTCGAGGGCGCGGTCGCCGGCGCGCCGGCCGGCAACAGCGACGTCAAGTCGCTGAACCGCACCGACGGCAAGGACACCGACAGCAACAAGACCGACTTCTCGCTCTCGGCATCCATCACGCCCACCAACTCCGGTGGCACCGGCGGCGGGACCGACCCCGGCACCGACCCCGAGCCAGGCGAGAAGGTCAGCATCGCCGACGTGCAGGGCACGACCGACGTGTCGCCGATGAAGGGCAAGACGGTCACGGTCGAGGGCATCATCACGGCCGATCACCGCACCGGCGGCTACGCGGGCATCGTGATCCAGACCGCCGGTTCGGGTGGCGCCGACGACAAGACCCCAGGGGCATCCGACGGCGTCTTCGTGTATCTGAACGGCAAGAGCGTCCCGGGCGCGATCGGCGACCTCGTGTCGGTGACGGGCGTGGTCGACGAGTACTTCGGTCAGACGCAGATCACTCCGGCGGCGGCATCCGGCGTCTCCCTCGTCACTGCCGGCGTCGGCGTGCCGACGCTCACCCCGCTGCCGACCAGCGTCGTCGGCACCGCCCGTGAGGCGTACGAGAGCATGCTCGTGCTGCCCACCGGCGACTACCTGGTGGCGTCCAGCCACCAGCTGTTCAACTTCGGTGCGCTGTGGCTGAACCCCGGCGAGCTGAACGTCAAGGGCACCGAGCTGAAGCGCCCCGGTGCCGAGGCGGACGCCATCGCCGCGGCGAACCGCGCCGATCGCATCCTGCTCGATGACGGATTCAACATCCAGGTGACCAACAGCGGCCACCCGAACGACCAGCCGTACTTCACGAAGGACACGGTCGTGCGCAACGGCGACGCCGTCGACTTCGGCGGCAAGGGACTCGTGCTGCAGTACGGCTTCGACGACTGGCGCCTGCAGCCGGTCAAGCCGCTCGACAGCGCCTCGCCCGCGGCCGAGAAGTTCGGCTTCACCACGAAGAACCCGCGCCCCGAGGTGCCCGCTGTCGGCGGCGATGTGAAGATCGCGTCGTTCAACGTCTACAACTACTTCACGACTCTCGTGAGCGAGGACTCGAACGCACGCGGTGCCAAGACCGCAGCGGAGTTCGCCATCCAGAAGTCGAAGATCGTCTCTGCGATCAACAAGATGGATGCCGATGTCGTCTCGCTCATGGAGATCGAGAACTCGGTCAAGCTCGGCAAGCCCGCCGACACGGCCCTCGCCGACCTCGTCGACGGCCTGAATGCGGCCGCCGGAAGCGATGTCTGGGACTACGTGCCGATGCCCGAAACGCTGCAGAACGCGTCGACCACCGACTTCATCACCAATGCGATCATCTACAAGCCCGCCGAGGTCAAGCCGCGCGGCGATGCGCAGACGATCGACGACGAGACGGTCTGGGGCAATGCCCGTGAGCCGATCGCCCAGGCCTTCGACGCCGACGGTCGAACCGTCACGGTCGTGGCCAACCACTTCAAGTCGAAGTCGGGCAGCGGCACTCAGCCGGCCGACGGGCAGGGCTTCTTCAACGCCGACCGCGTGAAGCAGGCCGAGTCGCTGCTCGCCTTCACCGACCGCCTCGCGGCTGAGCACGGCAGTGACATGCTGCTGATCGGCGACTTCAACGCCTACGGTCACGAGGACCCGATCGACGTGTTCACCTCGAAGGGATGGGTCGACACGGTTCCGGCGCACTCGCCGGGAACCTACACGTACACGTTCGACGGCGAGCTCGGCTCGCTCGACCACGTGATCGCGTCGCCGTCGCTGGCCGCGTCGATCACGGGCGCGAACGCGTGGACCGTCAACTCGCCGGAGTGGAGCGACCGCGGCTATGCCTACGGCGCCACTGAGACCGGCACGCCCTACCGCTCGAGCGACCACGACCCGATCCTCGTCGGCGTCTCGTCGACCCTCCCTCCGGTCAGCATCGACATCGCCACGATCAACGACTTCCACGGCCGTGTCGAGGCCGACGGCAAGGCGGCCGGCGCCGCAGTGCTGGCGGGAGCGGTGAAGTCGCTGCGCGACGCGAACCCCAACACGGTCTTCGCTGCAGCGGGCGACCTGATCGGTGCCTCGACGTTCACCTCGTTCATCCAGGACGACAACCCGACCATCGACGCGCTCAACGCGGCAGGTCTCGATGTCAGCGCCGCTGGCAACCACGAGTTCGACCAGGGCTGGGCAGACCTGCGCGACCGTGTGCAGGACCGCGCCGACTGGGAGTACATCTCGTCGAACGTGTTCCTCAAGGGCACCGACAAGACCGCTCTCGCCCCGTCGTGGGTGAAGGACTTCGACGGCGTCAGCGTCGGATTCGTCGGCGCCGTGACCGAAGAGCTCGACTCGCTCGTCTCGCCGGCCGGCATCGCCGACCTCGAGGTGCGCGGCATCGTCGACTCGGTCAACGACGCCGCCGCCGCCCTGCGCGACGGAGACGAGGCGAACGGCGAGGCCGACGTGATCGTGCTTCTCGTCCACGAGGGTGCGACGACCGTCTCGGTCGACAGCATCACCCCCGAGTCGGCACTCGGCCAGATCGTCTACGGCGTCGGCGACGACGTGAACGCGATCGTCTCGGCGCACACCCACCTCGCCTACAACCACGTCATCGACGGCCGGCCGGTCGTCTCGGCCGGCCAGTACGGCGAGAACATGGGCGTGATGAACGTCAAGGTCGACCCGAAGAAGAAGGAGATCATCTCGATCACGAACGAGATCCGCCCGCTCGCCGGCAACTACCAGCCGGTCGCCGAGGTGCAGGCCATCGTCGACGCCGCCAAGAAGGAGGCCGACGTGCTCGGCGCCGTCAAGGTGGGCGACATCACCGCGAACCTCAACCGTGCACGTCAGGCCGACGGCACCGAGAACCGCGGCGGCGAGTCGACCATCGGCAACTTCGTCGCCGACGTGCAGAAGTGGGCCACCGGCGCCGACGTCGCGCTGATGAACCCGGGTGGCCTCCGCGCCAACCTGACCTACGCCTCGTCGAACGCGAACGACCCCGACGGCAACGTCACCTACCGTGAGGCGGCGACCGTGCAGCCGTTCGCCAACACGCTGGTCACGACACAGCTCACCGGGGCCCAGCTCAAGGCCGTGCTCGAGGAGCAGTGGCAGCCCGCGGGGGCGAGCCGTCCGTTCCTCAAGCTCGGTCTGTCGGAGGGGCTGTCGTACACGTACGACCCCACCGCGACACAGGGGCAGCGCATCACCTCGGTCACGCTGAACGGCAAGGCGATCGATCCCGCCGCCTCGTACACGGTCGCGGCGAACTCGTTCCTCGCATCCGGTGGAGACAACTTCTTCACCCTCGCGAAGGGCACGAGCCCGAAGGACACCGGAAAGATCGACCTGCAGTCGATGGTCGACTGGTTCGCCGCCAACAAGACGGCGAGCCCCGACCTCGACCAGCGTGCGGTCGGCGCGACCATCACCCCCGTTGCGGGAGCGGAGGGGTACAAGACGGGCGACGTGGTCACCGTGGCGCTCTCGTCGCTGGCGTTCAGCGCCGGCGAGCAGGTGCCGACCAGCGTCGAGCTGTCGCTCGGCGGAGCAGTCGTCGGCACGGCGAACGTCGACGCGTCGGTCGTGAGCACGACCGACGAGGTCGGGCGGGCGAGCATCCAGTTCACGGTTCCTGCCGGGGCTGCGGGCAAGGCGCTCGTCGCAACGCCGAACGTGGGCGCAGCGGTCACGCTGCCGTTCACGGTCGCCGAAGATGCTCCTGAGCCGGTCGACCCGACGTTCTCGGCCGGTGCCGACTCGGTGCGGGCGGGCGACACGGTCGATGTGACCGCTGCCGGTCTGAAGCCGGGCGAGGTCGTCACGATCGAGCTTCGCGCGACCAAGGGCAAGGCCGAGGTGTACACCCTGACCACGCTCACCGCCGACGAGAACGGCGAGATCGACTCGTCGGTCGGCATCCCGGTCGCGGCCAAGCCGCACGTGCACGACCTCGTGCTCGTGCGCGCCGACGGCACCGAGATGACCGACTCCGTGTCGATCTTCAAGGGCAACGGCAAGGGCAACGGAAACGGCAAGGGCCCCAAGGCCTCCGCAGCCTGA
- a CDS encoding DUF3817 domain-containing protein, with the protein MPEPRVASFPAIRGALKFYQVASIITGVMLLLLCAEMVLKYTPIHLELFLGGSGGPLWFAEVVETANGLESTGDGFNVSQGILVAHGWFYVVYLFACFRMWSMMRWPFVRFILLALGGVIPLLSFFMETRVARDVKAYLAQREAAEQSSAPATTTPEGAR; encoded by the coding sequence ATGCCCGAGCCCAGAGTCGCCAGCTTTCCGGCGATCCGCGGAGCGCTGAAGTTCTACCAGGTCGCATCGATCATCACCGGCGTCATGCTGCTGCTGCTCTGTGCGGAGATGGTGCTGAAGTACACGCCGATCCACCTCGAACTCTTCCTCGGAGGATCTGGCGGACCGCTCTGGTTCGCCGAGGTCGTCGAGACCGCCAACGGGCTCGAGTCGACCGGCGACGGATTCAACGTGTCCCAGGGCATCCTCGTCGCCCACGGCTGGTTCTACGTCGTCTACCTGTTCGCCTGCTTCCGTATGTGGAGCATGATGCGCTGGCCGTTCGTGCGCTTCATCCTGCTCGCGCTCGGCGGCGTCATCCCCCTGCTGTCCTTCTTCATGGAGACGCGCGTCGCGCGCGACGTGAAGGCCTATCTCGCCCAGCGCGAGGCCGCCGAGCAGTCTTCGGCCCCCGCGACCACCACCCCGGAAGGTGCCCGTTGA
- the guaA gene encoding glutamine-hydrolyzing GMP synthase encodes MTEQTETQQRPALVVDFGAQYAQLIARRVREAGVYSEIVPHTATAEEIAAKNPVALILSGGPSSVYEDGAPQLDPAVFELGVPTLGICYGFQYMAQTLGGEVAHTGLREYGATDAHIPATESTLLAGQPAEQNVWMSHGDQVSRAPEGFDVLATTDATKVAAFANEERKLYGVQWHPEVKHSDHGQAIIENFLHRGAGLPADWNSDNVIAEQIERIREQVGDARVISALSGGVDSAVSTALVHKAIGDQLTAVFVDHGLLRKGEREQVEKDYVESTGVRLITVDAVDTFLGHLEGVTDPETKRKIIGREFIRAFEQVQRDLVEEAKATGGAPVKFLVQGTLYPDVVESGGGAGTANIKSHHNVGGLPDDLDFELVEPLRALFKDEVRAIGRELGIPEAIVGRQPFPGPGLGIRIIGEVTRERLEILREADAIAREELTKAGLDQTIWQCPVVLLADVRSVGVQGDGRTYGHPVVLRPVSSEDAMTADWTRLPYDVLAKISNRITNEVREINRVVLDVTSKPPATIEWE; translated from the coding sequence TTGACCGAGCAGACCGAGACCCAGCAGCGCCCCGCGCTGGTCGTCGACTTCGGAGCGCAGTATGCGCAGCTGATCGCCCGCCGCGTCCGCGAAGCGGGCGTGTACAGCGAGATCGTGCCGCACACCGCGACCGCTGAGGAGATCGCCGCGAAGAACCCCGTCGCGCTCATCCTCTCCGGCGGCCCGTCGTCGGTGTACGAAGACGGGGCACCCCAGCTCGACCCGGCCGTGTTCGAGCTGGGTGTGCCCACGCTCGGCATCTGCTACGGCTTCCAGTACATGGCGCAGACCCTCGGCGGCGAGGTGGCCCACACCGGTCTGCGCGAGTACGGCGCGACCGACGCGCACATCCCCGCCACAGAGAGCACGCTGCTCGCCGGCCAGCCGGCCGAGCAGAACGTGTGGATGAGCCACGGCGACCAGGTCTCGCGCGCCCCGGAGGGCTTCGACGTGCTCGCCACCACCGACGCCACGAAGGTCGCCGCGTTCGCCAACGAGGAGCGCAAGCTCTACGGCGTGCAGTGGCACCCCGAGGTCAAGCACTCCGACCACGGCCAGGCGATCATCGAGAACTTCCTGCACCGCGGTGCGGGTCTTCCCGCCGACTGGAACAGCGACAACGTCATCGCCGAGCAGATCGAGCGCATCCGCGAGCAGGTCGGCGACGCACGCGTCATCTCGGCTCTCTCCGGAGGCGTCGACTCGGCCGTCTCGACCGCTCTCGTGCACAAGGCGATCGGCGACCAGCTGACCGCTGTGTTCGTCGACCACGGACTGCTGCGCAAGGGCGAGCGCGAGCAGGTCGAGAAGGACTACGTCGAGTCCACCGGTGTGCGTCTGATCACGGTCGACGCGGTCGATACCTTCCTCGGTCATCTCGAGGGCGTCACCGACCCCGAGACCAAGCGCAAGATCATCGGCCGCGAGTTCATCCGCGCGTTCGAGCAGGTGCAGCGCGACCTCGTCGAAGAGGCCAAGGCCACCGGCGGCGCTCCCGTGAAGTTCCTCGTGCAGGGCACCCTGTACCCCGACGTCGTCGAGTCGGGCGGGGGAGCGGGCACCGCGAACATCAAGTCGCACCACAACGTGGGCGGTCTGCCTGACGACCTCGACTTCGAGCTCGTCGAGCCGCTGCGTGCGCTGTTCAAGGACGAGGTCCGCGCGATCGGCCGGGAGCTCGGCATCCCCGAGGCGATCGTCGGCCGCCAGCCGTTCCCCGGGCCGGGTCTCGGCATCCGGATCATCGGCGAGGTCACCCGCGAGCGCCTCGAGATCCTGCGCGAGGCCGACGCGATCGCTCGCGAGGAGCTCACCAAGGCGGGCCTCGACCAGACCATCTGGCAGTGCCCCGTCGTGCTGCTCGCCGACGTGCGCTCGGTGGGCGTGCAGGGCGATGGCCGCACCTACGGTCACCCGGTGGTGCTGCGCCCGGTGTCGTCGGAGGACGCGATGACTGCTGACTGGACGCGCCTGCCCTACGACGTGCTCGCGAAGATCTCGAACCGCATCACCAACGAGGTGCGCGAGATCAACCGCGTCGTGCTCGACGTCACCTCGAAGCCGCCGGCAACCATCGAGTGGGAGTGA
- a CDS encoding DNA alkylation repair protein translates to MMSLVVSIRTALRQAADPSIAPGQQEYMKSAMPFLGVRVPAVRALVREATRDAIEAPELLDAALALWREAAFREERYAALVLVALKPLRGDATLLPVHEEMIRTGAWWDLVDEAAHRLREIFDVDPELMAVEMRVWADDDDLWVRRAAIISQIGRRDATDLDVLEYAILASVEDPEFFLRKAIGWALREYGKHDPDWVRTFVSEHPELSPLSRREALKNLG, encoded by the coding sequence ATGATGAGTCTCGTCGTGAGCATCCGCACCGCGCTTCGTCAGGCTGCCGACCCGTCGATCGCTCCGGGTCAGCAGGAGTACATGAAGTCGGCCATGCCGTTCCTGGGGGTGCGGGTCCCCGCCGTCCGCGCGCTGGTGCGGGAGGCCACTCGGGATGCCATCGAGGCGCCTGAGCTGCTCGATGCCGCGCTCGCGCTGTGGCGCGAGGCGGCTTTCCGCGAAGAACGCTACGCGGCACTCGTGCTCGTCGCCCTGAAGCCGCTGCGCGGCGACGCGACGCTGCTGCCGGTGCACGAGGAGATGATCCGCACCGGCGCCTGGTGGGATCTGGTCGACGAGGCCGCGCATCGGCTTCGCGAGATCTTCGACGTCGACCCCGAGCTCATGGCCGTCGAGATGCGCGTCTGGGCCGACGACGACGATCTCTGGGTGCGGCGCGCGGCGATCATCTCTCAGATCGGACGTCGGGATGCCACCGACCTCGACGTGCTCGAGTACGCCATCCTCGCGAGCGTCGAGGACCCCGAGTTCTTCCTCCGCAAGGCCATCGGCTGGGCACTGCGCGAGTACGGCAAGCACGACCCGGATTGGGTGCGGACGTTCGTCTCAGAGCATCCGGAGCTGTCGCCCCTGTCACGGCGCGAGGCGCTGAAGAATCTCGGCTGA
- a CDS encoding GlsB/YeaQ/YmgE family stress response membrane protein, giving the protein MGFLAFLLLGLIAGAIAKLILPGKQGGGWIVTLLLGVVGALLGGWLGSVLFNAPLEEFWSLQTWLLAIGGSIIVLLIYGLVVGRGSRRA; this is encoded by the coding sequence ATGGGCTTCCTCGCCTTTCTCCTCCTCGGACTCATCGCCGGCGCCATCGCGAAGCTGATCCTTCCGGGCAAGCAGGGCGGCGGCTGGATCGTCACCCTCCTGCTCGGCGTGGTCGGCGCTCTGCTCGGCGGCTGGCTGGGCAGCGTGCTCTTCAACGCTCCTCTTGAGGAGTTCTGGAGCCTGCAGACCTGGCTGCTCGCCATCGGCGGTTCGATCATCGTTCTGCTGATCTACGGCCTCGTCGTCGGTCGCGGAAGCCGCCGCGCCTGA
- a CDS encoding Bax inhibitor-1/YccA family membrane protein, producing the protein MSNFAFNNPAFQQQDPRNVATYPGSSQGTYAPPPAPGAAAGTASFQHAGMDAAANAQLEGMYSAPPAGAIETDRMTVEDTIWKTAGLFGILLVTAVLGWVWTASSFMNTGRAEMTPWIVGALGGFVLAMIITFTSRKKVRPALIWTYAAFEGLFVGAISAFFEIVWPGVVIQATLATIAVVGVTLALFASGKVRASAKMTKIVMIAMFGYMAFSVLNLILMWTGVLPGDQAFGLYSAEIAGIPLGLIIGVLVVFMAAYSLVMDFDQIQQGVRNGAPRKYGWLGAFGIMVTVVWLYVEILRILAILRGND; encoded by the coding sequence ATGAGCAACTTCGCATTCAACAACCCGGCGTTCCAGCAGCAGGATCCGCGCAACGTCGCGACCTACCCCGGTTCGTCGCAGGGCACGTACGCCCCGCCGCCCGCGCCGGGTGCCGCGGCCGGAACCGCGTCGTTCCAGCACGCGGGCATGGATGCCGCCGCCAACGCGCAGCTGGAGGGCATGTACAGCGCTCCCCCCGCCGGCGCGATCGAGACCGACCGCATGACGGTCGAGGACACGATCTGGAAGACGGCCGGGCTCTTCGGCATCCTCCTCGTCACCGCCGTCCTCGGCTGGGTGTGGACCGCCTCGAGCTTCATGAACACCGGTCGCGCCGAGATGACCCCGTGGATCGTCGGCGCGCTCGGCGGCTTCGTGCTCGCCATGATCATCACCTTCACCTCGCGCAAGAAGGTGCGTCCGGCCCTGATCTGGACCTACGCGGCGTTCGAAGGCCTCTTCGTGGGAGCCATCTCGGCGTTCTTCGAGATCGTCTGGCCCGGTGTCGTCATCCAGGCGACCCTCGCGACCATCGCCGTCGTCGGCGTGACCCTCGCCCTCTTCGCGAGCGGCAAGGTGCGGGCGAGCGCCAAGATGACCAAGATCGTGATGATCGCGATGTTCGGCTACATGGCCTTCTCGGTGCTGAACCTCATCCTCATGTGGACCGGCGTGCTCCCCGGCGACCAGGCGTTCGGCCTGTACAGCGCCGAGATCGCGGGCATCCCGCTCGGCCTCATCATCGGTGTCCTCGTCGTCTTCATGGCCGCCTACTCGCTGGTCATGGACTTCGACCAGATCCAGCAGGGCGTGCGCAACGGCGCTCCCCGCAAGTACGGCTGGCTCGGCGCATTCGGCATCATGGTCACCGTCGTGTGGCTGTACGTCGAGATCCTGCGCATCCTCGCCATTCTTCGCGGAAACGACTGA
- a CDS encoding glycerophosphodiester phosphodiesterase family protein gives MPRRTPLVIGHRGAPGYRPEHSRSSYELALAMGVDAVEPDIVATKDGVLVLRHENEISGTTDVAAHPEFADRRTTKRIDGVSLTGWFTEDFTWDELSTLRTRERLPKIRLSSATFDDGQPILRLPDLLDLVRAGSEEHGREIGIVLEIKHATYFESIGLDLAPLIERDLRAGGWADGELPLIVEAFESTILHRLQKTGIAASFVYLIESTGKPFDLVTSLGRDAPDYASAVTPEGLDRLAGTLDGISVSKKMLLAPGNTIVADAHARGLRVFTWTCRPENGFLDSRFRAGGGKAAFGDYESEWREIADTGVDGVFVDHPDLGVSFFGE, from the coding sequence GTGCCCAGGAGAACACCGCTCGTCATCGGACACCGCGGAGCCCCCGGCTACCGGCCCGAACACAGCCGTTCATCGTACGAGCTCGCCCTCGCGATGGGGGTGGATGCCGTCGAGCCCGACATCGTCGCGACCAAGGACGGCGTACTCGTGCTGCGCCATGAGAACGAGATCTCCGGAACCACCGATGTCGCGGCCCACCCGGAGTTCGCCGACCGTCGCACGACGAAGCGCATCGACGGCGTCTCGCTGACCGGGTGGTTCACCGAGGACTTCACCTGGGACGAGCTGTCGACCCTGCGCACCCGTGAGCGGCTGCCGAAGATCCGTCTCTCCAGCGCCACGTTCGACGACGGGCAGCCGATCCTGCGGCTGCCCGATCTGCTCGACCTCGTGCGCGCCGGCTCCGAGGAGCACGGCCGCGAGATCGGCATCGTGCTCGAGATCAAGCACGCGACCTACTTCGAGAGCATCGGCCTCGACCTCGCTCCGCTCATCGAGCGCGACCTGCGCGCGGGCGGCTGGGCGGACGGAGAGCTGCCGCTGATCGTCGAGGCGTTCGAGTCGACCATCCTGCACCGGCTGCAGAAGACGGGCATCGCGGCATCGTTCGTGTACCTGATCGAGTCGACCGGCAAGCCGTTCGATCTGGTCACCTCCCTCGGTCGCGACGCGCCGGACTATGCGTCAGCCGTGACTCCCGAGGGGCTCGACCGGCTAGCCGGCACGCTCGACGGCATCAGCGTGAGCAAGAAGATGCTGCTGGCGCCCGGCAACACGATCGTCGCCGACGCGCACGCGCGGGGCCTGCGGGTGTTCACCTGGACGTGCCGGCCCGAGAACGGCTTCCTCGACTCGCGCTTCCGCGCAGGCGGGGGCAAGGCCGCGTTCGGCGACTACGAATCCGAATGGCGCGAGATCGCCGACACCGGCGTAGACGGCGTCTTCGTCGATCACCCTGATCTGGGCGTGTCGTTCTTCGGCGAGTGA
- a CDS encoding YccF domain-containing protein, protein MRTILNIIWVIFAGFWLFIGYIVAGIVLCIPIITIPWAIASFRIAGYSLWPFGRQVVDKSTAGLGSALGNVVWVILAGWWLALGHIFSGIALCITIIGIPMGIADFKLVPVSLMPLGKEIVPSRSGAFRA, encoded by the coding sequence ATGCGCACGATCCTCAACATCATCTGGGTCATCTTCGCCGGATTCTGGCTGTTCATCGGGTACATCGTCGCGGGCATCGTGCTCTGCATCCCGATCATCACGATCCCTTGGGCGATCGCGTCGTTCCGCATCGCGGGGTATTCGCTGTGGCCCTTCGGGCGCCAGGTCGTCGACAAGTCGACCGCCGGCCTCGGGTCGGCTCTCGGCAACGTCGTGTGGGTGATCCTCGCCGGCTGGTGGCTCGCGCTCGGGCACATCTTCTCGGGTATCGCGCTGTGCATCACCATCATCGGCATCCCGATGGGGATCGCCGATTTCAAGCTCGTTCCCGTCTCACTCATGCCGCTCGGCAAAGAGATCGTTCCGAGCCGCAGCGGGGCGTTCAGGGCCTGA